Proteins co-encoded in one Malus sylvestris chromosome 9, drMalSylv7.2, whole genome shotgun sequence genomic window:
- the LOC126582955 gene encoding MADS-box protein AGL24-like isoform X1 gives MVLRIWGFCLQPSNPYLFKEELEKMMREKIKIRKIDYLPARQVTFSKRRRVDLKNAGELSILCESEAVVIIFSQTGKLFDFSSSRYGFYGRRLEGSTLIVESTGC, from the exons ATGGTTCTTCGGATTTGGGGCTTTTGTTTGCAGCCTTCAAATCCCTATCTATTTAAG GAAGAATTGGAGAAAATGATGAGGGAGAAGATCAAGATCAGGAAGATCGATTACTTGCCGGCAAGGCAGGTGACCTTCTCAAAGAGGAGAAGAGTGGATTTGAAGAATGCTGGAGAGCTGTCCATTCTGTGTGAATCTGAAGCTGTTGTTATCATCTTTTCCCAAACTGGCAAGCTCTTTGATTTCTCAAGCTCCAG GTATGGATTTTATGGGAGGCGTCTAGAAGGTTCAACTTTGATCGTCGAAAGCACGGGATGCTAA
- the LOC126582955 gene encoding MADS-box protein AGL24-like isoform X2 — protein MVLRIWGFCLQPSNPYLFKEELEKMMREKIKIRKIDYLPARQVTFSKRRRVDLKNAGELSILCESEAVVIIFSQTGKLFDFSSSRYQPCMDFMGGV, from the exons ATGGTTCTTCGGATTTGGGGCTTTTGTTTGCAGCCTTCAAATCCCTATCTATTTAAG GAAGAATTGGAGAAAATGATGAGGGAGAAGATCAAGATCAGGAAGATCGATTACTTGCCGGCAAGGCAGGTGACCTTCTCAAAGAGGAGAAGAGTGGATTTGAAGAATGCTGGAGAGCTGTCCATTCTGTGTGAATCTGAAGCTGTTGTTATCATCTTTTCCCAAACTGGCAAGCTCTTTGATTTCTCAAGCTCCAGGTACCAACCCT GTATGGATTTTATGGGAGGCGTCTAG